TCCGCCGCCCCCGTGCCCCCCAGTCCGGGGCCGAGCGCGACCCAGCTGACCCCCGCGACCGCGAGAACCAGGATGCCGACGAGCAGCACGGGCGAGAGCCCGCTGCGCTCCTGGGACTTGCTGTGCGCATGGCGACCGGAGCCCATGGCGATCCTCCCTCGACCCGGCTCCTGCCGCCGGAACACCTGACCTGCCGGTGACCACGAGAAAACCGACGGTAATGACTATCTGCCGCGGTGAGGATACGTGTCCAGACCACCGGACTCGGTTTCTTTACCGAAATCCGTCTCAGGCACAATGAGCGGGTGCGCGCCCGGGTGATCGTCCTGGCCGGCCCTTCGGGCGCCGGCAAGTCCCGCCTCGCCGAACGGCTCGGCCTGCCGGTGCTGCGGCTCGACGACTTCTACCGCGCCGCCGACGACCCCGAGATGCCCCGTCTCAGCTCCGGGTCCGACGCCGGGATGGTCGACTGGGACGACCCGGCGTCGTGGGACCAGGAGGCCGCCGTGGCCGCGATCGCCCGGCTCTCGGCCGAGGGCCGCGCCGAGGTCCCCGTCTACTCGATCCCCGACAACCGGGCCATCGGCACCCAGCTGCTCGACCTGCACGGCGAGCGGTTCTTCGTCGCGGAGGGGATCTTCGCCGCCGAGGTGGTGGCTCCCGTCCGCGGCCTCGGCCTGCTGGCGGCGGCGTACTGC
The window above is part of the Nocardioides campestrisoli genome. Proteins encoded here:
- a CDS encoding ATP-binding protein, with protein sequence MRARVIVLAGPSGAGKSRLAERLGLPVLRLDDFYRAADDPEMPRLSSGSDAGMVDWDDPASWDQEAAVAAIARLSAEGRAEVPVYSIPDNRAIGTQLLDLHGERFFVAEGIFAAEVVAPVRGLGLLAAAYCVRQHPLVTFWRRLARDLREHRKAPAVLVRRGFALMRAQGRVVDHAVDRGCVALTPQQGWQAVHELTGGAPGVQVG